In Acaryochloris thomasi RCC1774, a genomic segment contains:
- a CDS encoding choice-of-anchor I family protein, whose protein sequence is MAIELNQIGTFATGVFDESAAEIVAFDSVSQRLFVVNGDSNGIDVLDLSDPTRPTLIDAIDVSLSGGPNSVAVANGVVAVALEDVTATETGTVAFFDAADLSLLNVVGVGVLPDAVTFTPNGTRLVVANEGEPVGDDDDLLTFDPEGSISIIDLTEGVEGATVATADFSAFNGRENDLRGDGVRIFPGRTVAQDLEPEFISVAPDGSTAFVTLQENNAIAVVNLETAELVDILPLGVTDFSRGLPQLETFDIPDLTTDSFQIGTDADGNPIFLGGLSGLAFDGVNPENGNPRFLAINDRGPVSGTIDTPDPDSSNRPFLVPDLQVTVLTLELDEASGQVSVVDRLGLTREVDGAQVPITGLPNIPGFFEVPVDPATGEPLPNDPFGLDSEGIVRAPNGNLFVADEQGPSINVFSSEGVLIDRFVPTGFAAQDESGATAGTFGTETLPEVYLNRRNNRGFEGIAFDDERNIVYGFIQTPLSNPDTDTSNGSSILRILGIDPTTGEPVEEFVYVLQTPSLITTDSGIDFGDAEVDRIGDVVFAGNGQFYVIERDNEDIDTAQQRIFQIDLQGATNILGTDLSNATEGTTIEQLSPDELVAAGIQPVNKIQVTNLPSLGFSPSAQAEGLALLEDGRLAVINDNDYEGPGTSTQLGLISFDEATNGLDPSDEDGGINIDNFPVFGLFQPDTIASFDANGQTFFITANEGDGRDSFDDLTDIERVEDLTLDPEAFPDAANLQLEENLGRLEVSSVDGDIDGDGDFDQLFAFGSRSFSIRDALGNLVFDSGDQLERITAELLPEAFNSDNDENGSFDSRSNDSGPEPEGLAVGVVGDRTYAFIGLERIGGIVVFDVSDPANSEFVQYINNRDFTVDVELPDGTLNPAAGDLGPEGLLFISAEDSPNGSPLLVVGNEVSGSTTIFEIDDLGDGDGLTSISTIQGEGHVSTLVDSDVTTSGVVTAVAFNGFYLQDPTGDGNDNTSDGIFVFTGSTPDIAVGDQLEVAGTVGEFIPGGADTGNLSITQIASSEITVLSSGNALPEAVVIRQSGRSPSNTTVISDDELPVNLRDTADDAANTFDPENDAIDFFESIEGQRVTIEDAVTVSPTRVFGDFSAEAFTLPNQGATSDDPPNSRGGIPLNSGPDNTGDQNPERVQIQFDPTISGEEIPPALNVGDQLGDVTGVVGYSFGNFEVNVTGPVNVVTPGGLEQEVTTLTGSEDQLTIASYNVLNLTSTAAVEDDVTDPDARQRSLLAEQIVANLGSPDIIALQEIQDNDGASGGDNIAVSDASQTLQDLVDAIATSGGPTYEFFDVFADSSADESTIPQGGVPGGNIRNAFLYNPERVSLDSTEALTPANLESAGVSNPDALAGSRIPLAGTFSFNGEAVTVINNHFSSRFGSTPIFGGTQPFVQAAEAEREAQSLAINEYVDAALAAQSDANIVVTGDLNTFQFTNDLAEILPGTGDEQVLTNLVSQAEAGGDASTFIFDGNSQVLDHSFVSDSLLPEAKFDIVHVNNDFTRDDNAIEFNDTVVASDHEPLVSRLNIGTDAPASNFTLQILHASDLEGGVDAIGRAPNFAALIDNFEDQFENSITLSAGDNYLAGPFFNAAGDQAAFRDSGIFNDLYNGLFNLPADVDGDAIEDFYAGLREGGGRVDIAIMNLIGFDASAIGNHEFDLGSDTLADIIAPDFRDPGLEDDRNVGALFPYLSANLDFSGDEVLSELFTNEILTNTDFRTGPEQSLAGTEVPKIAPSTIIDEGGEQIGVIGATTQILDSISSPTGTTVIGPQENNMVALAETLQPEVDRLRDLGINKIVLVSHLQQIALEQELAGLLDGVDVIIAGGSDTLLADATDTLRPGDVADGDYPFETTDANGNPVLIVSTDGEYSYVGRLVLEFDAEGNVITDSVDSEVSGAYATTDEVVNEVYGTEGVEDAMAEGRPSAIASSTKATGVQQLTNAVSDVVAEQDGNVFGQTDVFIDGRRESVRTEETNIGNLTADANLAAAQAFDETVVLSLKNGGGIRAPIGEIDADGKELPPQANPVSGKEEGQISQLDIDNSLRFNNSLTLLTLTADQLLEVVEHSVAATEEGATPGQFSQISGVQFSFDPDADPGDRVQSLTITDADGNDIDTVVQGGELVGETSRTFRIVTLNFLADGGDGYPFPTGPEANRVDLPDVLTDAGAATFADPGTEQDVLAEYLATNFPADDDATTPAFSDAETDPAEDTRIQNLNFREDTVIDAPQVNEITGTNFSDVLIGTAESDAIEGLNGNDVIRGLLGDDFLLGNNGSDNIRGGAGHDTLLGGNGFDRLDGRRGDDVIEGGNGNDFILGGRGADLLSGGADRDQIAGNLGADTLIGGSGRDLLSGGRGADLFVLEVGQGRDFIRDFEMGQDALGLSDGLTVDQLGVSIQGGNTLIVFEEENQQLAVLSNVAAEVEDLTFQTFSSVV, encoded by the coding sequence ATGGCAATTGAACTCAATCAAATTGGTACATTTGCGACGGGTGTCTTCGATGAAAGCGCCGCTGAAATTGTGGCCTTTGACTCAGTTAGTCAAAGACTCTTTGTTGTCAATGGTGATAGTAACGGTATTGATGTTCTTGATCTCTCAGACCCAACCCGTCCGACCCTCATTGACGCGATTGACGTCAGCCTCAGCGGTGGACCTAACAGCGTTGCCGTTGCCAATGGAGTTGTTGCTGTCGCTCTAGAGGATGTCACAGCCACCGAAACTGGAACGGTTGCCTTCTTTGATGCAGCTGACCTAAGCCTCTTGAATGTCGTTGGAGTCGGCGTTTTGCCAGACGCCGTCACCTTTACGCCGAATGGTACCAGGCTAGTAGTGGCGAATGAGGGCGAACCCGTTGGTGATGACGATGATTTGCTGACTTTCGATCCCGAAGGGTCTATAAGTATCATCGATCTAACTGAGGGAGTAGAGGGTGCAACCGTAGCAACGGCTGATTTCTCTGCCTTTAATGGACGCGAGAACGATTTGCGAGGTGACGGTGTTCGCATCTTCCCCGGTCGCACCGTTGCTCAAGATTTAGAGCCTGAATTTATCTCTGTCGCTCCCGATGGCAGCACTGCCTTTGTGACGCTGCAAGAGAACAATGCCATTGCAGTGGTCAATCTTGAAACTGCCGAGTTGGTGGATATTCTACCCCTGGGCGTTACAGACTTTAGTCGAGGATTGCCGCAGCTCGAAACCTTTGATATTCCTGACCTAACAACAGACTCCTTTCAAATCGGAACGGATGCTGATGGCAATCCCATTTTTCTAGGTGGGCTGTCGGGACTCGCCTTCGATGGCGTCAATCCAGAGAACGGTAATCCGCGGTTCTTGGCTATTAATGATCGTGGCCCCGTTAGTGGCACGATTGATACGCCCGATCCTGATTCAAGCAATCGCCCTTTCTTGGTTCCCGATCTTCAGGTCACCGTCCTCACACTCGAGTTAGATGAAGCCTCTGGTCAGGTTTCTGTTGTCGATCGCCTGGGCCTGACCCGTGAGGTAGACGGGGCCCAAGTTCCCATCACAGGACTGCCAAACATTCCAGGATTTTTTGAAGTACCCGTTGATCCGGCTACAGGTGAGCCACTGCCCAACGACCCTTTTGGCCTAGACAGCGAAGGCATTGTCAGAGCCCCGAACGGTAACCTCTTTGTTGCTGACGAACAGGGACCCTCTATCAATGTCTTTTCCTCTGAAGGCGTATTGATTGATCGATTTGTGCCCACTGGCTTTGCCGCCCAAGACGAATCAGGTGCGACCGCCGGAACGTTTGGGACTGAAACACTCCCTGAAGTTTACTTGAACCGTCGCAACAACCGAGGGTTCGAAGGCATCGCTTTTGATGATGAACGCAACATCGTGTACGGCTTTATTCAAACGCCACTTTCTAACCCCGATACTGACACCAGTAACGGATCTAGCATCCTGCGGATTTTAGGCATTGATCCAACGACTGGAGAGCCAGTGGAGGAATTTGTCTACGTTCTGCAAACGCCATCATTGATCACCACAGATTCTGGGATCGACTTTGGTGATGCTGAAGTCGATCGCATTGGCGATGTGGTGTTCGCAGGAAATGGACAATTTTATGTCATTGAACGCGATAACGAAGACATCGATACAGCCCAGCAACGCATTTTTCAGATTGACCTCCAGGGAGCCACAAATATTCTGGGGACCGATTTATCCAACGCAACTGAAGGCACCACAATAGAGCAGCTCTCCCCTGATGAACTTGTCGCAGCAGGCATTCAACCTGTTAACAAGATTCAAGTCACGAATTTACCGTCCCTTGGTTTTAGTCCTAGTGCTCAAGCCGAAGGCTTGGCTCTCCTTGAGGATGGCCGCCTTGCCGTCATTAACGACAACGACTATGAAGGCCCTGGCACATCCACTCAACTGGGGCTAATCAGCTTCGATGAAGCCACCAATGGCTTAGATCCTAGCGATGAAGATGGGGGTATCAATATTGATAATTTTCCGGTTTTTGGATTGTTCCAGCCCGACACCATTGCTTCTTTTGATGCCAATGGTCAGACCTTCTTCATCACAGCTAACGAAGGTGATGGACGAGATAGTTTTGACGATCTCACCGATATTGAGCGTGTCGAAGATTTGACACTCGACCCAGAGGCGTTTCCTGATGCTGCCAATCTCCAGCTCGAAGAGAACTTGGGGCGTCTAGAGGTTTCCAGCGTAGATGGGGACATCGATGGTGATGGCGACTTCGATCAGCTATTTGCCTTTGGCTCCCGTTCTTTTTCTATCCGCGATGCCTTGGGCAATTTAGTGTTTGACAGCGGGGACCAGCTCGAACGGATTACGGCAGAGTTACTTCCAGAAGCCTTCAACTCCGATAATGATGAAAATGGGAGTTTTGATAGCCGTAGCAATGACAGTGGGCCAGAGCCAGAAGGCCTCGCGGTGGGCGTTGTGGGCGATCGCACCTACGCCTTTATCGGTCTAGAGCGGATTGGTGGCATTGTGGTGTTCGATGTCTCTGATCCGGCAAACTCTGAGTTTGTTCAGTACATCAACAATCGTGACTTCACCGTTGATGTGGAGCTACCCGACGGCACACTGAACCCTGCGGCAGGCGATCTTGGCCCTGAGGGATTGCTGTTTATTTCTGCTGAAGACAGTCCCAACGGTTCTCCTTTACTTGTCGTCGGTAACGAAGTCAGCGGGAGTACTACGATTTTCGAGATTGATGATTTAGGCGATGGTGACGGCCTAACCTCTATCTCCACGATTCAGGGAGAGGGCCATGTCTCGACGCTGGTGGATAGCGATGTGACGACGAGTGGTGTTGTGACCGCAGTGGCCTTCAATGGTTTCTACCTGCAAGACCCCACCGGCGACGGCAACGACAACACTTCAGATGGCATTTTTGTGTTCACTGGGTCTACCCCTGACATTGCCGTGGGTGATCAGCTAGAGGTTGCTGGCACCGTGGGCGAATTTATTCCAGGTGGGGCCGATACCGGTAACCTCTCCATTACTCAGATTGCATCTTCTGAGATTACGGTTCTTTCCAGTGGTAATGCTTTGCCAGAAGCTGTGGTGATTAGGCAGAGTGGCCGGTCACCGTCGAATACAACCGTCATTAGTGACGATGAGCTGCCGGTGAATCTACGGGATACAGCCGACGATGCGGCGAATACTTTTGATCCAGAAAATGATGCCATTGATTTCTTTGAAAGTATTGAAGGTCAGCGGGTCACGATTGAAGATGCGGTCACCGTCTCACCGACGCGGGTCTTTGGTGACTTCTCTGCAGAAGCCTTTACGCTTCCTAACCAGGGGGCAACGTCTGACGATCCGCCCAACAGTCGGGGCGGTATTCCCCTCAACTCTGGTCCTGACAATACTGGCGATCAGAATCCAGAGCGGGTTCAGATCCAGTTTGATCCCACAATTTCTGGAGAAGAGATACCACCGGCTTTAAACGTGGGTGATCAGCTTGGAGATGTAACGGGAGTGGTCGGTTACAGCTTCGGTAACTTCGAGGTTAATGTGACAGGACCCGTCAATGTCGTTACCCCCGGTGGCCTGGAGCAGGAAGTCACAACGCTAACGGGGAGCGAGGATCAGCTGACGATTGCCAGCTACAACGTCTTGAATTTGACCAGTACAGCGGCGGTGGAAGATGATGTCACCGATCCCGATGCGCGACAACGATCGCTGCTGGCCGAGCAGATTGTGGCTAATCTTGGTTCACCTGACATTATTGCGCTCCAGGAAATCCAAGATAACGATGGGGCAAGTGGAGGAGATAACATTGCGGTCAGTGACGCTTCTCAGACTCTGCAGGATTTAGTCGATGCGATCGCAACTTCAGGCGGCCCCACCTACGAGTTTTTTGACGTCTTTGCCGACTCCAGCGCCGACGAAAGTACGATTCCACAGGGTGGCGTTCCCGGCGGCAATATCCGCAATGCTTTCCTCTATAACCCCGAACGGGTCTCGCTCGACTCTACCGAAGCTTTGACACCTGCCAATCTAGAATCAGCCGGTGTCAGCAATCCTGACGCCCTCGCTGGTAGCCGCATTCCTCTTGCAGGAACCTTCTCCTTCAATGGTGAGGCCGTCACGGTCATTAATAATCATTTCTCCTCTCGGTTTGGATCGACCCCTATCTTTGGTGGCACTCAGCCCTTTGTGCAAGCTGCTGAAGCAGAGCGGGAAGCTCAATCCCTGGCGATTAACGAGTATGTTGATGCTGCGTTGGCCGCGCAGTCTGATGCCAATATCGTTGTGACGGGTGATCTGAATACCTTTCAGTTCACGAATGACCTTGCTGAGATTCTGCCGGGTACCGGAGATGAGCAGGTTTTGACGAACCTCGTCTCCCAAGCTGAGGCCGGTGGAGATGCCTCAACCTTCATTTTCGATGGCAACAGTCAGGTCCTGGACCACTCGTTTGTCAGCGATTCGCTACTCCCAGAGGCGAAATTTGACATTGTTCACGTTAATAACGACTTTACCCGTGACGATAATGCAATTGAATTTAACGATACGGTGGTCGCCAGTGACCACGAACCTCTTGTGAGTCGCTTGAATATCGGCACTGATGCACCAGCCAGTAACTTCACGCTGCAGATTCTCCATGCATCGGATTTAGAGGGGGGAGTCGATGCCATTGGGCGCGCCCCCAATTTTGCGGCTCTCATTGATAATTTTGAAGATCAGTTTGAGAACTCCATCACGCTTTCGGCAGGCGATAACTATCTCGCCGGTCCCTTCTTTAATGCCGCAGGCGATCAGGCTGCGTTCCGAGATAGCGGCATCTTTAACGACCTCTACAACGGCCTCTTCAACTTGCCGGCGGATGTGGATGGCGATGCGATTGAAGATTTCTACGCTGGTTTGCGCGAAGGCGGTGGCCGAGTCGATATCGCGATCATGAACCTGATAGGTTTCGATGCCTCAGCAATCGGTAACCACGAATTTGACCTCGGTTCGGATACCCTGGCCGATATCATTGCGCCTGATTTCAGAGATCCAGGTCTTGAAGACGATCGCAATGTCGGCGCTCTATTCCCTTACCTCTCAGCAAACCTTGATTTCTCCGGTGATGAAGTGCTTAGTGAGCTGTTCACCAATGAGATCCTGACGAATACAGACTTCCGCACGGGGCCGGAGCAATCCCTTGCAGGGACTGAAGTACCGAAGATTGCTCCCTCGACGATTATTGACGAAGGTGGTGAACAAATCGGCGTCATTGGTGCCACCACCCAGATTCTGGACAGTATTTCTTCACCCACGGGCACAACCGTCATTGGTCCCCAAGAGAACAACATGGTGGCCCTAGCGGAGACCCTACAGCCCGAGGTGGATCGCCTCCGTGACCTGGGCATCAACAAGATCGTCTTGGTCTCTCACCTGCAGCAAATTGCACTGGAGCAGGAGTTAGCGGGTCTTTTAGACGGTGTGGATGTGATTATTGCCGGCGGCTCCGATACGCTCTTGGCCGATGCAACAGATACGCTCCGACCCGGCGATGTAGCTGATGGGGACTATCCCTTTGAGACCACCGATGCCAACGGCAACCCTGTGCTGATCGTCAGTACAGACGGTGAATATAGCTATGTGGGTCGTCTGGTTTTAGAGTTTGATGCTGAAGGTAACGTGATTACCGATAGCGTTGATTCTGAGGTGAGTGGCGCCTATGCCACCACAGATGAGGTGGTCAATGAGGTATACGGGACTGAGGGTGTCGAAGATGCGATGGCCGAAGGCCGGCCTTCGGCCATCGCATCTTCGACAAAAGCCACCGGAGTTCAGCAGCTTACCAATGCCGTCTCGGATGTCGTAGCAGAGCAAGACGGCAACGTCTTTGGTCAAACCGATGTCTTTATCGACGGTCGGCGAGAGAGCGTCCGCACCGAAGAGACCAATATTGGAAACTTGACTGCCGATGCCAACCTTGCAGCGGCACAGGCCTTTGACGAGACCGTTGTTCTTTCTCTTAAGAACGGCGGCGGGATTCGGGCACCCATCGGCGAAATCGACGCCGACGGTAAGGAGTTACCGCCACAGGCTAACCCTGTTTCGGGCAAGGAAGAAGGTCAAATTTCTCAGCTAGATATCGATAATTCTCTCCGCTTCAACAACAGCCTGACGCTGCTGACCTTGACGGCTGATCAGCTACTAGAGGTAGTTGAGCACAGCGTTGCGGCCACTGAAGAAGGCGCTACACCCGGTCAGTTTTCTCAGATTTCTGGGGTTCAATTTAGCTTCGATCCCGATGCTGACCCTGGCGATAGAGTACAGTCTCTTACGATCACAGATGCAGACGGCAACGATATCGACACCGTGGTTCAAGGCGGAGAGCTGGTGGGCGAGACCAGCCGCACTTTCCGCATTGTGACCCTGAATTTCCTTGCCGATGGTGGTGACGGATATCCGTTCCCCACAGGTCCAGAGGCTAATCGTGTTGATCTTCCTGATGTATTGACCGATGCTGGCGCTGCAACCTTCGCCGATCCAGGCACCGAGCAAGATGTGCTTGCTGAGTACTTGGCCACTAACTTCCCGGCGGACGATGATGCGACGACGCCTGCCTTCAGCGACGCAGAAACGGATCCAGCAGAAGACACTCGCATCCAGAACCTCAACTTCCGTGAGGATACGGTGATCGATGCCCCTCAGGTGAATGAGATTACCGGCACCAACTTCAGCGACGTGCTGATCGGAACTGCTGAATCAGATGCCATCGAGGGGCTGAACGGTAACGACGTGATCCGAGGGCTGTTGGGTGATGATTTCCTGTTAGGCAATAATGGCTCCGACAATATTCGAGGAGGAGCAGGCCACGATACTCTATTGGGCGGCAACGGCTTTGACCGACTGGATGGCAGACGCGGTGATGATGTTATCGAGGGCGGTAATGGTAACGATTTTATCCTTGGCGGCAGGGGAGCTGACTTGTTATCAGGAGGCGCAGACCGTGACCAAATTGCAGGCAACCTTGGGGCTGATACGCTGATTGGCGGGTCGGGCCGTGATCTGCTCTCTGGAGGACGTGGCGCTGATCTGTTTGTTCTAGAAGTCGGTCAAGGTCGAGATTTCATTCGTGACTTCGAGATGGGGCAAGATGCTCTGGGGCTATCGGATGGGTTGACCGTTGATCAGCTCGGGGTCTCCATTCAAGGCGGCAATACCCTGATTGTTTTTGAGGAGGAGAATCAGCAACTTGCCGTGTTGAGTAATGTCGCTGCGGAGGTAGAAGATTTGACCTTTCAAACCTTCTCATCCGTAGTTTAA